Proteins encoded by one window of Streptomyces sp. NBC_01477:
- a CDS encoding ATP-binding protein, giving the protein MTATTSAAAGAEQALRPHAEEAFAAELVALAAVDDRPRPARWNLSPWAVATYLLGGTLPDGTVVTPKYVGPRRIVEVAVTTLATDRALLLLGVPGTAKTWVSEHLAAAISGDSTLLVQGTAGTPEEAIRYGWNYAQLLTRGPSTAALVHSPVMRAMAEGRIARVEELTRIPADVQDALITILSEKTLPIPELGTETQAVRGFNLIATANNRDRGVNDLSSALRRRFNTVVLPLPASAEDEVEIVSRRVEQIGRGLDLPAAPRGADEIRRVVTVFRELRGGVTEDGRTKIKSPSGTLSTAEAISVVTNGLALAAHFGDGVLRAGDIAAGVLGAVVRDPAADRLVWLEYLETVIRERDGWKDFYRACREVTS; this is encoded by the coding sequence ATGACCGCTACGACGAGCGCCGCGGCCGGCGCCGAGCAGGCCCTGCGGCCGCACGCCGAGGAGGCCTTCGCGGCCGAGCTCGTCGCGCTCGCCGCCGTCGACGACCGGCCGCGCCCGGCGCGCTGGAATCTGTCCCCGTGGGCGGTCGCCACGTATCTGCTGGGAGGGACGCTGCCGGACGGGACGGTCGTCACACCCAAGTACGTGGGTCCGCGGCGGATCGTCGAGGTGGCCGTCACCACCCTGGCGACCGACCGGGCGCTGCTGCTGCTCGGGGTGCCCGGCACCGCGAAGACCTGGGTGTCGGAGCATCTGGCCGCCGCGATCAGCGGCGACTCGACCCTGCTCGTCCAGGGCACCGCGGGCACCCCCGAGGAGGCGATCCGCTACGGGTGGAATTACGCCCAGCTGCTCACCCGCGGCCCGAGCACTGCCGCGCTGGTGCACAGTCCGGTGATGCGGGCGATGGCCGAGGGCCGGATCGCCCGGGTGGAGGAGCTGACCCGTATCCCGGCCGATGTGCAGGACGCGCTGATCACGATCCTGTCGGAGAAGACGCTGCCGATCCCCGAGCTGGGCACGGAGACACAGGCCGTCCGCGGCTTCAACCTCATCGCGACCGCCAACAACCGCGACCGCGGGGTCAACGACCTGTCGAGCGCGCTGCGCCGCCGGTTCAACACGGTGGTGCTGCCGCTGCCCGCGAGCGCGGAGGACGAGGTGGAGATCGTGTCGCGCCGGGTCGAGCAGATCGGCCGCGGCCTCGACCTGCCGGCCGCGCCCCGGGGCGCCGACGAGATCCGCCGGGTCGTCACGGTCTTCCGTGAACTCCGCGGCGGCGTCACGGAGGACGGCCGTACCAAGATCAAGTCCCCCTCGGGCACGCTGTCGACGGCCGAGGCGATCTCGGTGGTGACCAACGGCCTTGCGCTGGCGGCGCATTTCGGCGACGGGGTGCTGCGCGCGGGCGACATCGCGGCCGGCGTCCTCGGCGCCGTCGTGCGCGACCCGGCGGCGGACCGCCTGGTGTGGCTGGAGTATCTGGAGACGGTGATCAGGGAGCGGGACGGCTGGAAGGACTTCTACCGTGCCTGCCGTGAGGTGACGTCATGA
- a CDS encoding cobalamin B12-binding domain-containing protein: MGVSGPIRVVVAKPGLDGHDRGAKVIARALRDAGMEVIYTGLHQTPEQVVDTAIQEDADAIGMSILSGAHMTLFAKVIELLKDRDAEDIKVFGGGIIPEADIAPLKALGVAAIFTPGTSTGDIVAWVNANVSSAAA; this comes from the coding sequence ATGGGTGTGTCCGGTCCGATCCGGGTAGTCGTCGCCAAACCGGGACTCGACGGCCACGACCGAGGGGCGAAGGTCATCGCCCGGGCCCTCCGGGACGCGGGCATGGAGGTCATCTACACCGGCCTCCACCAGACCCCCGAGCAGGTCGTGGACACCGCCATCCAGGAGGACGCGGACGCCATCGGGATGTCCATCCTCTCCGGCGCCCACATGACGCTCTTCGCGAAGGTCATCGAACTGCTCAAGGACCGCGACGCGGAGGACATCAAGGTCTTCGGCGGCGGCATCATCCCCGAGGCTGACATCGCCCCGCTCAAGGCACTCGGCGTCGCCGCGATCTTCACCCCCGGCACCTCCACGGGCGACATCGTGGCCTGGGTCAACGCGAACGTCTCCTCCGCGGCAGCCTGA
- a CDS encoding DUF5691 domain-containing protein encodes MDIGWDDLVGSALLGTERRRPGGVVGDAAETAAGLLDAAAAGAVRRRAGLRPAVAGQRPAVAPEDRRAELPPAARRRLETLLTDRAGGTSGNRRGSAPNLAELLPQWLAAAHREGYAAPPEILPALLDAARARTDLRADALAFAGPRGRWLAGLNPDWKYALRAGAGAVPGPDPEGREQAERLWEEGLFAERIALLSRLRLTEPATALALLAATWKSERAEDRLMFVDSLRTGLSAADEPFLDQALSDRSRNVRATAAELLSALPESALAARMAGRARSCISLGPDGISVEAPYECDAAMERDGVAPRPPNGRGERAWWLGQLVDAAPLATWRARFGGRTPEQIIGLPVLDDWQPDLHAAWCRAAVRQRDSEWARALLGPPPAPSGPLGAVGDPAKLLSILPGEERAEWVAAFIASHGLSEAFQMLGVCAVPWAAPLGRAVIDALDIARDAGSYPWSFSGVMGLAERCLDPASADQVAALASAGEEPADGAPGAAAYWGEAFQRLGSTLRLRAAMWDELRPAGGAG; translated from the coding sequence ATGGACATCGGGTGGGACGACCTCGTCGGAAGCGCGTTGCTCGGGACGGAGCGGCGGCGCCCGGGCGGGGTGGTGGGGGACGCGGCGGAGACCGCCGCGGGGCTGCTGGACGCCGCTGCGGCCGGGGCGGTACGGCGGCGGGCCGGGCTGCGGCCCGCCGTGGCCGGGCAGCGGCCGGCGGTGGCGCCGGAGGACCGGCGCGCGGAGTTGCCGCCCGCGGCACGCCGCCGGCTGGAGACGCTGCTGACCGACCGCGCCGGCGGCACCAGCGGAAACCGGCGCGGCTCGGCGCCGAATCTGGCCGAACTGCTGCCGCAGTGGCTGGCGGCGGCGCACCGCGAGGGCTACGCGGCCCCGCCGGAGATACTGCCGGCGTTGCTGGACGCGGCCCGGGCGCGGACGGATCTGCGGGCGGACGCGCTGGCCTTCGCCGGCCCCCGCGGGCGCTGGCTCGCCGGGCTGAACCCGGACTGGAAGTACGCGTTGCGGGCCGGCGCGGGAGCGGTTCCTGGCCCCGACCCGGAAGGGCGCGAGCAGGCGGAACGACTGTGGGAGGAAGGGCTGTTCGCCGAGCGGATCGCCCTGCTGAGCCGACTGCGGCTGACCGAGCCCGCGACCGCGCTCGCGCTGCTGGCCGCGACATGGAAGAGCGAGCGTGCCGAGGACCGGCTGATGTTCGTCGACTCGCTGCGGACCGGGCTGTCCGCGGCGGACGAGCCCTTCCTCGACCAGGCGCTGAGCGACCGCAGCCGCAACGTACGGGCGACCGCGGCCGAACTGCTCTCCGCGCTGCCGGAGTCCGCGCTGGCCGCGCGGATGGCGGGCCGTGCGCGCAGTTGCATATCCCTCGGCCCCGACGGCATCTCGGTGGAGGCGCCCTACGAGTGCGACGCGGCGATGGAACGGGACGGGGTCGCCCCGCGACCGCCCAACGGGCGCGGGGAGCGGGCGTGGTGGCTGGGCCAGTTGGTCGACGCGGCGCCGTTGGCGACCTGGCGGGCGCGGTTCGGGGGCCGCACCCCCGAGCAGATCATCGGGCTGCCCGTGCTGGACGACTGGCAGCCCGATCTGCACGCGGCCTGGTGCAGGGCCGCCGTCCGGCAGCGGGACAGCGAGTGGGCGCGGGCGCTGCTCGGGCCGCCGCCGGCACCGTCAGGACCGCTCGGCGCGGTCGGCGACCCGGCGAAGCTGCTGTCGATACTGCCCGGGGAGGAGCGGGCGGAGTGGGTCGCGGCGTTCATCGCCTCGCACGGGCTGTCCGAGGCGTTCCAGATGCTTGGAGTGTGCGCGGTGCCGTGGGCCGCGCCGCTGGGGCGGGCGGTGATCGACGCGCTCGACATCGCGCGGGACGCGGGCAGCTATCCGTGGAGTTTCAGCGGGGTGATGGGGCTGGCCGAGCGCTGCCTCGACCCTGCGAGTGCGGACCAGGTCGCTGCGCTGGCCTCGGCCGGGGAGGAGCCGGCCGATGGGGCGCCGGGCGCTGCCGCGTACTGGGGGGAGGCGTTTCAGCGGCTGGGCAGCACGTTGAGGCTTCGAGCCGCGATGTGGGATGAGCTTCGCCCTGCGGGCGGCGCTGGGTGA
- a CDS encoding SWIM zinc finger family protein, which yields MEDTEARWTADQVLALAPDAASRTAGARLAAPAPWSGTGAAGTAVWGLCAGSGSRPYQTVVDLSGPAFACSCPSRKFPCKHALGLLLLWAAGDGGPVAAGAAEPEWAEQWTAARHRKAEAAAAAVPGPGAAPGGREAAKKRAERRAVRVEGGAVELEQRLTDLLRSGLAGSDRAGYQQWDEIAARMVDAQAPGLAARVRELSTVAGSGGDWPSRMLEETGLLHLLARGFLGRQRLPAPLAETVRTRIGFTVDSAELLAGPLVRGQWLVLAQYDTADERLTTRRIWLYDCASGRFALVLSFGAAGRAPELALPVGTVLDAELAFHPAAVPLRAVLGTRYGTGLPEEVPPGTAVGPALDSYGTALADDPWLDAWPVLLTDVVPLPGQDRWHVADSADAAVPLLGADHWRLAAISGGHPVTLFAEAGPTGLRPLAGWTRASPIPIAL from the coding sequence ATGGAGGACACGGAAGCTCGGTGGACAGCGGACCAGGTGCTCGCGCTCGCACCTGACGCAGCATCACGCACGGCGGGCGCGCGGCTCGCGGCGCCCGCGCCGTGGTCCGGCACGGGCGCGGCGGGCACGGCGGTGTGGGGGCTGTGCGCGGGCAGCGGCAGCAGGCCTTATCAGACGGTCGTCGATCTGAGCGGCCCCGCTTTCGCGTGCTCGTGCCCGAGCCGGAAGTTCCCGTGCAAGCACGCGCTGGGCCTGCTGCTGCTGTGGGCGGCCGGGGACGGCGGGCCGGTGGCCGCGGGGGCGGCCGAGCCGGAGTGGGCCGAGCAGTGGACGGCGGCACGCCACAGGAAAGCGGAAGCGGCTGCCGCCGCCGTGCCAGGTCCCGGGGCCGCGCCGGGCGGCCGGGAAGCGGCGAAGAAGCGGGCGGAGCGCCGGGCGGTCCGGGTGGAGGGCGGCGCGGTCGAACTGGAGCAGCGGCTCACCGATCTGCTGCGAAGCGGTCTCGCGGGGTCCGACCGCGCCGGATATCAGCAGTGGGACGAGATCGCGGCCCGGATGGTGGACGCGCAGGCCCCCGGGCTCGCCGCCCGGGTGCGCGAGCTGAGCACGGTGGCCGGCTCCGGGGGTGACTGGCCGTCCCGCATGCTGGAGGAGACGGGCCTGCTGCATCTGCTGGCCCGCGGCTTCCTCGGCCGCCAGCGGCTCCCGGCGCCGCTGGCCGAGACGGTGCGGACCAGGATCGGCTTCACCGTCGACTCCGCCGAATTGCTGGCGGGGCCGCTGGTCAGAGGGCAGTGGCTGGTCCTCGCGCAGTACGACACGGCGGACGAGCGGCTGACGACCCGGCGGATCTGGCTGTACGACTGCGCGTCGGGGCGCTTCGCCCTCGTCCTCTCCTTCGGTGCGGCAGGCCGGGCCCCCGAACTCGCCCTGCCCGTCGGCACGGTGCTCGACGCCGAGTTGGCCTTCCACCCGGCGGCGGTGCCGCTCCGCGCGGTCCTCGGCACGCGCTACGGCACGGGCCTGCCCGAGGAGGTGCCGCCCGGCACGGCGGTCGGCCCCGCGCTCGACTCCTACGGCACCGCCCTGGCCGACGATCCCTGGCTCGACGCGTGGCCCGTCCTGCTCACCGACGTCGTCCCCCTGCCCGGGCAGGACCGTTGGCACGTGGCCGACAGCGCGGATGCGGCGGTGCCGCTGCTCGGGGCCGATCACTGGCGGCTCGCCGCCATATCCGGGGGGCACCCCGTCACCCTCTTCGCCGAGGCCGGCCCCACCGGCCTGCGCCCCCTGGCTGGGTGGACGCGGGCGTCGCCGATACCGATCGCTCTGTAG
- a CDS encoding M23 family metallopeptidase: MNERHPSGHVPDYDAYAYDAYSTGVHQAVGTVFADDTMTGTYGYIPQQTSQYGYGQPQAEQQGQGQEYAYGTGYSYDYGQGQQHAQPQQPQQSYDPYGYPTGATYYDTGTYDAQQFASYQQPQQQSGYPQQDWDSGAYPAYGYGYDASGDTGVYEQFPPQAYEQQQYEHDQHQYAHSYAQQTPMPEPDPYREAPVSYAAEPEPFAAEARGRAEAAAEPDPYTYEPYEPAEPEAAAERHDYAADGFEPGAPAARSRRRKPAKRSALLTVAVPSVAVMGVAAVGAAAVTGVGVAQGDSGSAHTDAQAATGKAPTTQLDRQLAGVSQDATDFADRASRTQERIDLKDRQAAAKAAAAAAAARKEALRPKFVLPVKHKGLSAYFGQAGVNWMAVHTGIDFPVMVGTPVMAVTDGTVRTQWNSSYGNMAIVTAPDGTETWYCHLSSTKIRSGSVKAGTVIAYSGNTGNTTGPHLHLEVRPHGGSPIDPLSWLLKHGLDPR; the protein is encoded by the coding sequence GTGAACGAACGTCACCCGTCGGGGCACGTCCCCGACTACGACGCTTACGCGTACGACGCCTATTCCACGGGCGTCCACCAAGCTGTCGGCACCGTCTTCGCCGACGACACCATGACCGGGACGTACGGGTACATCCCGCAGCAGACTTCGCAGTACGGCTACGGCCAGCCGCAGGCCGAGCAGCAGGGCCAGGGCCAGGAGTACGCCTACGGCACCGGCTACAGCTACGACTACGGCCAGGGCCAGCAGCACGCCCAGCCGCAGCAGCCGCAGCAGAGCTACGACCCGTACGGCTACCCGACCGGTGCGACGTACTACGACACCGGCACCTACGACGCCCAGCAGTTCGCGTCGTACCAGCAGCCGCAGCAGCAGAGCGGCTACCCGCAGCAGGACTGGGACTCGGGCGCGTACCCGGCGTACGGCTACGGCTACGACGCCAGCGGCGACACCGGCGTCTACGAGCAGTTCCCGCCGCAGGCGTACGAGCAGCAGCAGTACGAGCACGACCAGCACCAGTACGCGCACTCGTACGCGCAGCAGACGCCGATGCCCGAGCCCGACCCGTACCGCGAGGCCCCGGTGTCGTACGCCGCCGAGCCCGAGCCGTTCGCGGCCGAGGCCCGCGGCCGCGCCGAGGCGGCAGCCGAGCCCGACCCGTACACGTACGAGCCGTACGAGCCCGCGGAGCCCGAAGCCGCCGCCGAGCGGCACGACTACGCCGCCGACGGCTTCGAGCCCGGCGCCCCGGCGGCCCGCAGCAGGCGCCGCAAGCCCGCCAAGCGCTCCGCGCTGCTCACCGTCGCCGTGCCCTCGGTCGCCGTGATGGGCGTGGCGGCGGTCGGCGCGGCGGCCGTGACCGGGGTGGGCGTGGCGCAGGGGGACTCGGGCAGCGCGCACACCGATGCCCAGGCCGCCACCGGCAAGGCGCCGACGACCCAGCTCGACCGGCAGCTCGCCGGGGTGAGCCAGGACGCCACCGACTTCGCGGACCGCGCCAGCCGTACGCAGGAGCGGATCGACCTCAAGGACCGGCAGGCGGCGGCGAAGGCCGCGGCGGCAGCGGCGGCGGCGCGCAAGGAGGCGCTGCGGCCGAAGTTCGTGCTGCCGGTCAAGCACAAGGGGCTGAGCGCCTACTTCGGGCAGGCCGGCGTCAACTGGATGGCCGTACACACCGGTATCGATTTCCCGGTCATGGTCGGCACCCCGGTGATGGCGGTGACGGACGGCACCGTCCGCACGCAGTGGAACAGCTCCTACGGCAACATGGCGATCGTCACCGCCCCGGACGGCACCGAGACCTGGTACTGCCATCTGAGCAGTACGAAGATCCGCAGCGGTTCGGTGAAGGCCGGTACGGTCATCGCGTACTCGGGCAACACCGGCAACACCACAGGCCCGCACCTGCACCTTGAGGTACGGCCCCACGGCGGTTCGCCGATCGACCCGCTGTCATGGCTGCTCAAGCACGGCCTCGATCCGCGATAA
- a CDS encoding esterase/lipase family protein, which produces MDLAVLAGHLVLYPTGMLPERGHARDTGRAHPPVLLLHGFVDNRSAFAVLRHSLHHHGWTQVQAFNYSPLIGDIRAAAELLGRHVEQVCVQSGRRRVDIVAHSLGGLIARYYVQRLDGDLRVRTLVTLGTPHAGTRAVPVLAPHPIIRQMRPGSEVLVELAQPAPGCRTRFVAFWSDLDQVMIPVETARLVHPDLPVENIKVSGVGHLALPVHGTVVAEIRRALAGAGPLRPAIEAA; this is translated from the coding sequence ATGGACCTGGCGGTCCTGGCGGGGCACCTGGTGCTGTATCCGACCGGGATGCTCCCGGAGCGCGGCCACGCGCGGGACACCGGCAGGGCGCATCCACCGGTTCTCCTGCTGCACGGCTTCGTGGACAACCGCTCGGCCTTCGCCGTGCTGCGCCACTCGCTGCACCACCACGGATGGACGCAGGTGCAGGCGTTCAACTACTCCCCGCTCATCGGTGACATACGCGCCGCCGCCGAGCTGTTGGGCCGCCATGTGGAGCAGGTCTGCGTGCAGAGCGGGCGCCGCCGGGTGGACATCGTCGCGCACAGCCTCGGCGGCCTGATCGCGCGCTACTACGTTCAGCGGCTGGACGGCGACCTGCGGGTACGTACGCTGGTCACGCTGGGTACGCCGCATGCCGGCACCCGGGCGGTGCCCGTGCTGGCGCCGCATCCGATCATCCGGCAGATGCGGCCGGGTTCCGAGGTGCTGGTCGAGCTGGCGCAGCCCGCGCCCGGGTGCCGTACGCGGTTCGTCGCGTTCTGGAGCGACCTGGACCAGGTGATGATCCCGGTGGAGACCGCGCGCCTGGTCCACCCGGACCTTCCAGTGGAAAACATCAAGGTCAGCGGGGTGGGACACCTCGCACTGCCCGTGCACGGCACGGTGGTGGCCGAGATCCGCCGGGCCCTCGCGGGCGCCGGTCCACTGCGTCCCGCGATCGAGGCGGCATAA